The following proteins come from a genomic window of Nostoc sp. TCL26-01:
- the petJ gene encoding cytochrome c6 PetJ, with translation MEKLVKLVLVTILLLISTVSLPAIAQDKPDGAQIFSVHCAGCHINGGNIIRRGKNLQKKALKKYGMDSLAAVQSIVTNGKNNMSAYKDRLRVEEIQAVASYVLEQAEKGWR, from the coding sequence GTGGAGAAGTTAGTTAAGTTGGTATTAGTAACTATTTTGTTATTAATTAGTACTGTGAGTTTACCTGCGATCGCCCAAGATAAACCTGATGGGGCGCAAATATTTAGTGTTCATTGTGCGGGATGTCATATTAATGGCGGCAATATTATTCGTCGGGGGAAGAATTTACAAAAAAAAGCTTTGAAAAAATATGGTATGGATTCGTTAGCAGCAGTCCAATCGATTGTAACTAATGGTAAAAATAATATGTCAGCCTACAAAGACCGTTTGCGTGTCGAGGAAATTCAAGCAGTGGCAAGTTATGTTTTGGAACAAGCAGAGAAAGGTTGGCGATAA